The following is a genomic window from Staphylococcus saccharolyticus.
GAAAGATAAAAGTGAAATCAATGATTCATGTAATCGTAAGAACATGTTAATAATCTAATTGTTATGTAACAAATTCATCACTGAGATTGTTAATACGTTGATTACATAATTACAAATGAGAAAGGTGTTTGAACTTATGCCAAATTTAATATTATGTCGTCACGGACAAAGTGAATGGAATGCAAAAAATTTATTTACAGGTTGGGTGGATGTAAAATTATCTGAACAAGGTATTGAAGAAGCACAAACTGCAGGTAAAAAAATTTATGAAAATAAAATTGAAATAGATGTTGCTTACACATCATTACTTACAAGAGCTTTAGAAACTACTCAATATATTTTAGCTAGTTCTGAACAACAATGGATTCCAGTTAATAAAAGTTGGCGCTTGAATGAACGTCATTATGGAGGTTTACAAGGCTTAAATAAAGATGCTGCCAGAGAAAAATGGGGGGAAGAACAAGTTCACCAATGGAGACGTTCTTATGACGTTCAACCTCCAAAAGAAAGTGAAGAACAAAGAGAAGAATATTTAAACAATCGTAGATATCAACATCTAGATAAAAGAATGATGCCATATTCTGAAAGTTTAAAAGATACTTTAGCACGTGTAGTTCCTATTTGGGCTGATCGTATCTCTCAACATTTATTAGATGGTGAAACTGTGTTAGTATCTGCACATGGTAATTCAATTCGTGCACTTATTAAATATCTTGAGAACCTT
Proteins encoded in this region:
- a CDS encoding 2,3-diphosphoglycerate-dependent phosphoglycerate mutase; this translates as MPNLILCRHGQSEWNAKNLFTGWVDVKLSEQGIEEAQTAGKKIYENKIEIDVAYTSLLTRALETTQYILASSEQQWIPVNKSWRLNERHYGGLQGLNKDAAREKWGEEQVHQWRRSYDVQPPKESEEQREEYLNNRRYQHLDKRMMPYSESLKDTLARVVPIWADRISQHLLDGETVLVSAHGNSIRALIKYLENLSEEEIVGYEIKTGAPLVYELTDDLEVKDKYYLQ